The proteins below are encoded in one region of Zootoca vivipara chromosome 10, rZooViv1.1, whole genome shotgun sequence:
- the LOC132592736 gene encoding uncharacterized protein LOC132592736, with product MEKAVKELNTKVNNQEDNIGKLTTESKDLKRMQERNDKERRELLKAQEELADQLALVEMRQKELILRLRGVPERQGERIDEKICKELAAWLGVGEDELTLDVDKIYRVRGDRSKKFKGPGDCLIFLNSGLLKDKILQRKKQEPLVIEGKSIAIFKEIPKRFRLKRQKYKRLTDALTRKGIWYVWEFPEGLTFTFKERRKTIKSVEDVETFLERSGRELVERGEGEEEES from the coding sequence atggaaaaagcagtgaAAGAGCTAAATACCAAAGTCAATAATCAAGAGGACAACATTGGTAAATTGACAACAGAGAGCAAGGACCTGAAAAGAATGCAAGAAAGGAATGATAAAGAGAGGAGAGAACTGCTAAAGGCACAAGAGGAGCTGGCAGACCAACTGGCCTTAGTAGAAATGAGGCAGAAAGAGTTAATTCTTCGTTTGAGAGGCGTTCCCGAAAGACAAGGTGAGAGGATCGATGAAAAGATATGCAAAGAATTGGCGGCATGGCTTGGTGTTGGAGAAGATGAGCTGACGTTAGATGTGGACAAAATATACCGAGTCAGAGGGGACAGATCCAAGAAATTTAAAGGACCCGGTGACTGTTTGATATTTCTAAACTCCGGCTTGCTAAAAGATAAAAtcttacaaagaaagaaacaggaaccCCTGGTGATCGAAGGCAAGAGTATTGCCATTTTTAAGGAGATTCCGAAACGGTTCAGACTCAagagacaaaaatacaaaagactgACAGATGCCCTAACAAGAAAGGGGATCTGGTATGTATGGGAATTTCCTGAAGGTCTCACTTTCACAtttaaagagagaagaaaaacgaTAAAGAGTGTGGAAGACGTAGAAACCTTCTTGGAGAGATCAGGAAGGGAACTggtggaaaggggagagggggaggaggaagagagctgA
- the SOCS2 gene encoding suppressor of cytokine signaling 2 encodes MTLRSAESSDVTDRTGAQWEAAGAAAAAVAAEPSEEERLELAMRELRLAGWYWGNLSVVEAKERLQDTSEGSFLVRDSSHSEYLLTISVKTSVGPTNLRIEFQDGKFRLDSIICVRSRLRQFDSVVHLIEYYVLMCKDRRTASEMPSNGTVHLYLNKPLYHSTSSLQHCCRVAINRYTNEIQELPLPTRLKEFLKEYQYRI; translated from the exons ATGACCCTGCGCTCGGCCGAATCCTCGGATGTCACTGACAGGACTGGGGCCCAGTGGGAGGCTgccggagcggcggcggcggcagtggcggcggaGCCTTCAGAGGAGGAGCGCCTGGAGTTAGCCATGCGGGAATTGAGGCTCGCAG GATGGTACTGGGGTAACTTGAGTGTTGTAGAAGCCAAGGAGAGATTACAAGATACGTCTGAAGGTTCTTTCTTGGTCAGAGACAGCTCGCACTCTGAGTACCTGCTTACTATTTCAGTGAAAACGTCAGTCGGACCTACCAACCTACGCATAGAATTTCAAGATGGCAAATTCCGACTGGATTCTATTATCTGTGTTCGGTCAAGGCTCCGGCAGTTTGACAGTGTGGTCCACCTGATTGAATATTACGTTCTTATGTGCAAGGACAGAAGAACTGCGTCTGAAATGCCTTCCAATGGAACAGTCCACCTGTATTTGAATAAACCTCTCTATCATTCAACTTCATCTCTACAGCACTGCTGTAGGGTAGCTATAAACAGATACACAAATGAGATCCAGGAACTTCCTTTGCCAACAAGACTGAAGGAATTCTTGAAAGAATATCAATATCGGATATAA